The DNA region TTAGCTAATCACCAAAAACTGTTTATCAAGATTTGAATATCAAGTAGAGAACAATGTCCTGTTCCAATAAGTCTTGATTCTACATTTGGAATGTGTTACAATCTAGTGTCGTTTTTCAACCATGACAGACCCACGATGCACAGAGCCACCAGAAACCTCGGGTaagtcaaagtattttttaaatactttgacTTCATCTGCCGAGGTAATGGACTctagctatttttattttcaagttctGGCATTTCAGTAGagacttaataaaataaaaatatccaacatTAGATCAAAGGTGCGGTTATACAGGTGGACTAGTAGTGAAGGACCCTGGAGGAGATGGAGAAGGAAAACATCACGGGTGTGCTAACAGATGACCATTGGATCGTCCACCAGGAACCACTGCGTGCCCATGTCAACATTGATacggtacttttttttttttttgctggagcGAGAGTCTTCAAAACCAAGCTAATGCTCTCAGGAAACAAATATGCTCCAAGAAATCTTGTGTCATTTTGTGCTGCCAAGCTACGGAGAAGCAGCTCTTTCCAGGCGTCTTCACAAGTACACGGTAAAAAGCTTGAGATACTTGACGCTGAGTTGGCACGCCTCATACGCTGACAGCTAAAACTGAGTCTGTTGGTGCTGCAGAGTTTCTGCGTTACATCCTGACATCAATGCCAAGCTGCTCAAACGCTCCGCATGTTTGCTCACGCGAACATCCTAAAGGAGTCGTCTCACTTCACTCAAACGGAAGATTTACTCAACTCAGAGCATAATCCCAAAACATTGACCAAGTTGTATCCAAGATGAGACACCAACTATCTGGCAGAGTCACTTTTAGATCTTTTCCTCGTGCTGTTACAAGACATTtgattttcctttgaattaaaaattacGTTTTGCTTGTTTGCCGGTACAAGAATGTTTCCACtcaaaattactcaagtaaaaaatggttttacataaaatagacttttttaATTCCAGGTTCAGTATACGCAGTAAGTCTTCAATAAAAGTTAAACCAGTCCAGTCCTCAACtagtacctttttttttttttaatttggccCTCTGTGTATTGGAGTTTGACCACCTGATTTATAATATAAGACATTTCACTATAGTGACCAATGATTAAGTAGCGTTATCCCAGATATGTCTTGGATAACTTCTACCAACCTGGAATGTAATAGTTCCCTTTGTAAATCGAGATGACCGAGTCTCAACCATGAACACTGAAAGCAGACACTGATCACATGAGGCTTGAGTCCACTCTGATTGGCTTGTCACAACCAGTCTTGTCTCTAGGAAGTAGAGCACATTAAGAGATTCTATCAGTGAAGCAAaaccatttaaagaaaatgactcCTCTTATGTTTATTGGCTATGTGACATGTCTGATCCTGGAAACTTTGGGTAAGTTGtgactttaaaagttttattttattggctcTTCAATGTTGCAGCCATAGCAGAAAGttacgtgtgtgtgtttcttctcCATTTTCAGTTCGTTTGGAAGCTCAGACTCCATCACCGTCTTTGCATTTTGAATCGGTCAGCGTCGGCTCAAATGTGACTTTAAAGTGTTTCTATAAAGAAACTGATGGAGTGATTTTCTACTGGTATAAACAAACTCCAGGGCAGAAACCACAGCTGATGTCAGAGTTTTATAGATATAAGAGAAATGGCTCACTTACGGGTGAATTTTGCAATGATCCACGATTTGAGCTGGAAACTGGCAAAGACAAAAACCACTTGAGGATCTCCAGTGTGCAAATGTCAGACTCTGCTACTTACTACTGTGCAGGAGTTCATACATATCTGTATACATTTTTAGAGGGCATTACAGTCCATGTAAAAGAACCAAATCTGAACATTTGGACCTTGGTCGATCAGTCCAGATCTGAGATCAACCGGCCAGGAGGTTCTGTGACTCTGAAGTGTACGGTACAAAGTGGGACCTGTGATGGGCAACACAGAGTTTTCTGGTTCAGAAACTCTGAAGAACACCTTCCAGAGATCATTTACACCAATGGAGCCAGTGATGACCAGTGTAAGAAGAAGCCAACCACACAGGCACACAGCTGTGTGTACAGCCTATCCATAGAGAGTCTGGACGCGTCCAATGCCGGGACCTACCACTGTGCCGTTGCCTCATGTGGACACATTCTGTTTGGAAAGGGGATGCAGCTGGACTATGAGAGTAACAATCTTTTTTCAAAGGCGGTCTTACATTTCAAGAAGTGGTGAGGATGTCCTCTGATTGTTACGTCTCACTGTCTCTCTTCAGAAAAGTCTGACTCCCCTGTCCTGCTGTACGTCTTGAGTGGAGCTTTAGCAGTCAGCATCATCATGGTGGTAATTCTGGCTCAAAAACTGCACAAGACCAAGTCCTGCAAAGGTAAAGTTTGGCTACAGATTAGTTTTGCAATTTAGAAATTATTAGAGTCAAGCAGTGAAAGATTATTGTgtcccttctttcttttttttccctcatttttaatctgttgatgtttttttcttttcgaaTTTCtagtgtttttctatttttttacttgataGATACGTCCTATTGAAGTAACACGtccacttttttttgtaaatgacattttattacCAGGCTACTAGTTGACCATTTTGTCATCGGAGGATAAaactaagttttaaaaaaaatcctcaacaATACTGTGGATTATATTCCTAAACGattctttttctgttgctgttatTTGTGCCGACAGACTCTCCAGACAGATCCTCCGCAGCCTCCGCTCTAAATGCAGATGtgagcatttttatttcctctttatttctccgtgaaatgttttacagtgtgttcAGAATACCAGACGGCTGCAGAAAGAGGAGATCAAAAGCAATATTGATGTTCTTAGTATCACACAGTGTTGTCTAGAGCTGTAATTCACCAGGTTGCATTTTTATATAATCTGTCCTTAAACTGTAGGTTCAAAATGCTATTTCATAGTCAGTTATAAAATAAGCCAAGATGAATAAACCGTTAACAGTTTACTACAGAAgagataaatataaaactggtgtgcttttgttttcatactCATAACCAAAACTCCTTGAAGTGAAACAGGTTTAAAATCGAATTAAATTACATATCATAGCTGTAGGCTTAATGTAAGGTCAACCAAAATATGTGACAATATAATAATGGCAATTATACctttttggtaacactttatatttttgataacttctggaattgtaatgtttttttctgttaatttggaAGCTTGTGAGTTactgcaaacaaaaatataataataaaaaaagctataTTTCATAAAACCAAATAGAATGTATAATACACAAATGTGATGTTGTGCCTCAAAAGACGACTGATTACCAAAAGCTTCTGGCACAACTTCATCTACTTCTAAGGTACGTGGAGAGAGGTACGTTTGAAATACTGAAATACTGAGGGACCAAATGATTTTGTATTAACAGACTAACACATGGCAGCTTATGGCCTCTAAAAGAGGCATAACTAAAAGTACAAAGCAGGCAGTTGCTCCCTCTGTAGGCGCACACAGAACAGAGATACATCATCAGCTGTGACACACAGGCTGATCAGCAGAATCTGACAGAAATGATAACAGCTGGAGGATGCTAAAACACCACTTTTCTTTACTTGAAACCATAAATGTATTTGAGCAGCATACAAGAGAATCATGACTCAATAATGCTGAGCCCCTTGTGGAATAATGAAATCCCCTTGTGGAAATCGCCTGCAGCTCAGGGTTAAGTTTCTAGCAACACTCCTTTGATTCCGCAGTTCAAGACACCCACTGATATCgagttaaaacagaaaacaaaattttaaaccttttaatcCGTGAAATACcttctttagaaaataattcaacatcaggtcattcaaagaaaagtttgaatttaGGATTTATGGTGCAGTAGACTGTTTCAGATAAGATATGGCTAGGATATTAACGccctttttttaatggaaattataattttatttcaaaacatataGAGAACATAAAGGGGACTCCAACAATAGCTGGGATGTTTAAACCCCGCCTTTATTTATTAGAAGACATTGCAACTCAGACATAAAAACCGAGAGCACTTTTGTTGAAAACATCATACGTATCTTGTTGAAATCGAGAATTTGGTCGGATAAATGATAGACTTGCTGCTGAATTACAAAAAGTCTTAAGACATCTCTGATTGTTAGATTCAGGCCTGTATGTGTTGGAAaagagaatataaaaataatgccATATTTATGCAGTCACATATGTAACAATACCACAAGACAATACAGGGTTGTAGTTGGCATTAAAGCTACTTTGTTCACGACTTAACTCTGTTGTTTATTCAGGATTACGAGGATGCAGAAAATCTCCATTATGCTGCTTTAAGCAGTAATAAACTCAGCAGATCGAGAGGGAAGAGGGACGCCACCAGTGAAGTTGTGTACTCCAGTGTTGGGCCTCAGAACTGAAGTTGCTTCTTTGTGTGGTTATGCTaatgcagtggttcccaaagtgtggggcgcgccccctaggGGGTGCGccgtgccattgcagggggagCACAAGAAGCGATATGGAtgaaaaacccccaaaacaaaacagttacacaaaagtgtttcactgttaagatggtttgtagtttgttttgttgcaacctgaagtgtgaaataaacttcagtggagtttgaaaacaaaatatgtgtttaggtttatatttggttgaacaatgtgtgtgcccagttgattttttattttattttattttttgggggggattttattgtaatccataggggggcccagaaaatctttgggaaccactgcgcTAACGTCTCCGGTAGAAAGTCTTTGCTAAGCTTTtgaccaaaacataaaaattcctTTTCATTTAGCTGTAATTAAGCTAAACCTGTTAGATATGACCAAAGTAAGTCCATCTCCTCTGTCACTATTCTTGTACAAACCTTTGAACTCGTGTCTTTGTTAACATCAAGAAATCTTAAATAAAGATCAAAAACTATCTGCGAGTTTCTTATGTTTTACATCTTTACTGATATGATCACAACTTTCTAAACTAAATCTGTATCACAGATTTAGTCTGCTGTACAGACTAAATCTGTATTCAGTCTATAAATACAGACTAAATAAGGTAATTTCAATTTCAATAGACATTGAACCAGTCCAGGCCTTGACTAGCaaccttttgtttattttggccCCTTTGATGCTCCTTATTTACAATATAGGAGATTCGACTATTCCATACCCTTATCCCACATATTTGAAGACGTTGTGGGTTTTACATAACTTCTGAGAACATGGAATGTCAAATTTCCCCTCCGAAAAGTGATATAACTGATTCTCACAGAGATCATTTTCTGAACTTGTTCTTTCCCCCTTTCCATTTCCTTTAACCATTAACACTGAAAGCAGACACTGATCACATGAGGCTTGAGTCCACTCTGATTGGCTTGTCACAACCAGTCTTGTCTCTAGAAAGTAGAGCACAGTAAGAGATTCTATCAGTGAAGCAAaaccatttaaagaaaatgattccTCTTGTGTTTATTGGCTATGTGACATGTCTGATCCTGGGTAAGTTGTgacttttagcatttttttattttctcttcaatGTTGCAGCCATAGCAGAAAGTTACGTGTCTGTGTTTCTTCTCCATTTTCAGTTCGTTTGGAAGCTCAGACTCCATCACCGTCTTTGCATTTTGAATCGGTCAGCGTCGGCTCAAATGTGActttaaagtgtttctttaaagaaactgatGGAGTGATTTTCTACTGGTATAAACAAACTCCAGGGCAGAAACCACAGCTGATGTCAGAGTTTTATAGATATAAGAGAAATGGCTCACTTACGGGTGAATTTTGCAATGATTCACGATTTGAGCTGGAAACTGGCAAAGACAAAAACCACTTGAGGATCTCCAATGTGCAAATGTCAGACTCTGCTGCTTACTACTGTGCAGGAGTTCATACATATCTGTATACATTTCTAGAGGGCATTACAGTCCATGTAAAAGAACCAAATCTGAACATTTGGACCTTGGTCGATCAGTCCAGATCTGAGATCAACCGGCCAGGAGGTTCTGTGACTCTGAAGTGTACGGTACAAAGCGGGACCTGTGATGGGCAACACAGAGTTTTCTGGTTCAGAAACTCTGAAGAACACCTTCCAGAGATCATTTACACCAATGGAGCCAGCGATGACCAGTGTAAGAAGAAGCCAACCACACAGGCACACAGCTGTGTGTACAGCCTATCCATAGAGAGTCTGAACGCGTCCAATGCCGGGACCTACCACTGTGCCGTTGCCTCATGTGGACACATTCTGTTTGGAAAAGGGATGCAGCTGGACTATGAGAGTAACaatcttttttcaaaaatggtCTTACATTTCAAGAAGTGGTGAGGATGTCCTCTGATTGTAACGTCTCACTGTCTCTCTTCAGAAAAGTCTGACTCCCCTGTCCTGCTGTACGTCTTGAGTGGAGCTTTAGCATTCAGCATCATCATGGTGATAATTCTGGCTACAAATGCAGATGTGAGCATGattcttttttgtcttattatttCTCAGTGACATATTTTTCAGTGTTCAGAATACGAGAAGGCTGCAGAAagagcacaaaaaataaattcaacatcAGGCCACTCAAAGAAAAGCTTGAGTACAGCCAGTAGTGTCTCAACAAGGACTGGTGTAGTAGACTGTTTCAGATAAGATATGGCTGTGCTGAATAACTTGTGATGACTCCAACAACACTCGTGGTATTTAAGCCGCACCTTTATTTATCAGAAGACATTGCAAATCAGATATAAAAACCAAGAGcacttttcttaaaaacttATCATTTGTACCTTGTTCAAATTAAGAAGTTGGTCTGGTAAAGGATAGACTTGCTGATGAATTacacaacataacaaaaagATCAGATTGGTAGTTTTAGGCCTGTATTTGTCAGTCCAACATAAAGCAGGTTTAATagagaatataaaaataatgccATATTTATGCAGTCACATATGTAACAATACCACAAGACAATACAGGGTTGTAGTTGGCATTAAAGCTACTTTGTTCACGACTTAACTCTGTTGTTTATTCAGGATTACGAGGATGCAGAAAATCTCCATTATGCTGCTTTAAGCAGTAATAAACTCAGCAGATCGAGAGGGAAGAGGGACGCCACCAGTGAAGTTGTGTACTCCAGTGTTGGGCCTCAGAACTGAAGttgcttctttgtgttgttATGCTAacgcagtggttcccaaagtgtgggacGCGCCCCCTAGGGGGTGCGccgtgccattgcagggggagCACAAGAAGCGATAtggataaatgaaaataaaaaaacagttacacaaaagtgtttcactgttaagatggtttgtagtttgttttgttgcaatctgaagtgtgaaataaatttcagtggagtttgaaaacaaaatatgtgtataggtttatgtctggctgaacaatgtgtgtgcccagttgattttttattttttattttttggggggattttattgtaatccacaggggggcccagaaaatctttgggaaccactgcgcTAACGTCTCCAGTAGAAAGTCTTTGCTAAGCTTTTGACCAAAACATAAATAGTCCTTTTCATTTAGCTGTAATTAAGCTAAACCTGTTAGATATGACCAAAGTAAGTCCATCTCTGTCACTATTCTTGTACAAACCTTTGAACTCGTGTCTTTGTTAACATCAAGAAATCTTAAATAAAGATCAAAAACTATCTGctagtttcttttattttacatctttacTGATATGATCACAACTTTCTAGACTAAACCTGTGTCCCTGATTTAGTCTGCTGTACAGACTAAATCTGTATTCAGTCTATAAATAAAGACTAAATACAGACTACAAGACTCTGCCTCACAGAAGCAAAGGCTTTTATTCTGTACACACTACAGAGCAATGCAACCAGAACAACCCAGTGGACTGACAGTGAAGCAGATCCAGAACCGTCTTTTTCACACCAACAGCGAAACTTGCGATGAATAAAATATCCACACATCAGGAAGTACATAGTTTGTACTGTATATGTCTCAAATTAGACAATATGGATTACAATAGCAAATGtcaagttacaaaaataaatgttctccaGTGTTGAGACGTGGAACTGATCAGTTGTCAAGAGTCAGATGATGACATATACTGTAGCTGCTGACATGAGCACAAATCTGTGCCACTGATTTGTGCTTTGTCACTCTAAACACTGCAGCTTTGCTCTCAGTGTTTTAGAGGAACACTGACTTTAGAGGGCTAGAGGCATTTCCCCCCATAGTTTCTTCACGGCGCCAGAACTCTTCAATCAAGCTCTGATTTACTCAGCAAGACCTTTTGTGCCAATAAAATCATTTGTGATTTTGATCATCTTGACTCCACATGTTTCAAAGTACTAGTGAATCTTGGCTTCAGagagcagagaaaataaagCTGGAAATGAGCCAACATAAGACTGAACACCAGGAAGCAGAAGTTATCTTGCATTACTAAAAGAAAGAgttgttttggggaaaaaagtgttaTATGAAtggaataatgaaaaataataaattacagaaaaaaatcaatgaaaagaTGCAGTGATGTCAGTTTAGGGTGAATTTGtatgtttacaaaaacatacaaaatgaattgaaatattttatgctATCTATAGCTTAACGTTCTACATCTTTAAAGAAACAGGCAGAAATGATCCATCAGTCTCCTCCTCATCTATCTTTTTTCACTCTGGCCTATAGGTGGTAGCGAACATGACAAAACCTGTCAGATTTAGTGTCTATCAAAAAGGAACAAAGGCGTAGAGTTTTCCTCATTCAGCTTGGCTCGTTGATCAAGATGAGTCTTGGACAGCGTGCCGTCAgtcttacatttttgttgttattaaaacttggtaagtttttttcttccattatcATGTGAGACTTTCAGAGTAgttcaatatgtttttaaatgtttgatttcagAGATACTGATCCGTCTCTCCTTACCTCAGATCAGACTATTCTCCAGGTTTCCTCGTCTCTTCAACAAGACAGTCGGTTCATTTCAGTAAAAACTGGAGAAAGTGTAACTCTGCAATGTTTTCGTGACCCTGATACACCTGCGAGGGCTTACTGGTACAAACTAACGTTGCGTCAAAAACCACAACTCATTTCTACTGTCTTCAAGTACGACCCAAATGGAACGTTTCATAGAGAGTTCAAAGATAATCCCCGCTTCACCCTAGACACtaaaggaaatttaaataaCCTGAAGATTACAAATCTGCAGCCCTCAGACTCAGCAACGTATTACTGCGTCACCGGGCATTCATTCAAGACTGAGTTCGATGGAGGCACCGTCATTCACGTCGAAGGATCAGGATTAAACATCCAGGCTTTGGTCCAACAGTCAGAAACTGAGATTTTCCAGCCAGGACACTCTGTGACTCTTAACTGTACAATACAAACTGGGAGCTGTGGTGGAGAACACAGAGTTTACTGGTTCAGAAGCTCTGAGGAACATTATCCAGGACTAATTTACACTCATGAAGGGAGCAATGATCAGTGTGAGAGGAAGCCTGGGgaacaaactaataaatgtgtgttcagtCTGCCACTGAAGAACCTTACTGTGTCTCATGTCGGGTCTTACTACTGTGCTGTTGCCTCATGTGGACAAATACTGTTTGGAAACGGGACGAACCTGAATGTGAAGAGTGAGTAACAACTTCTACTTTGTTTCCCCCTCAAATACAGTTCTCTCTTTCAGACACTAATGTCTGtattctttctgtctctctgcagcTAAGACAGACTCTGTGTATCTCCTGACAGGAGCTTTGGTATTCACCACATTTCTAAGTGTTTCACAGGCCGTGTTGTTGTTCATTCTCTACAAGAGAAACCACTCAGGAGACCCAGGTACTTCAACTACATATTAATACCTACAAACTCAAGACGGCATCAATAAGGGATATGTCATTCTTTTCCAGACTCTCAGTCCAGAAGGTCTTCTCCTTCAACAACCACTGTAGaagtattatgttttttataacatttatgtCATTAGTACTTAGTTCTTATTcattgacaattattttaaaatgacttttttttcctttctcgtTTGCAGGGTGAAAACCTTCATTACGCCgcttttaaaatcagattatcAGACCAGAAGAGCAGCAGATCAGCAAGGCAGAGAAATGAAAAGACTAACTGCATCTACTCCTCTGTTGTTGAGCTCTAAAATTGATTTAAGAAACCCTACCTTGTAAATTAGACTGAACcaatctttaatttcttttatatatcCAAGTTCTTATTTCTGCTAACTTGTTTTCGAGCTTTGATGACGAACTGCCTGCTGAGTCGCCGTCACGCGCTTAGAGTTTTAAGAGTTTTCTGATTGTGAATTTTCATCCAAAAATTAAACttaccacaaaaaaacaaagcatgtcATGTCATGATGTCGTCTACAGGTACAATCTCACCCACACATGTTACCACAGACCCAGTTCTGTGACCTACATCGCTGTTTGCCTGATGCCAGCATCCATCTTATGAATCAAAATGCTCCCTAACGGACCTCACCAGAACACTcacttttaaatataattttaataagaCAACATAAGGTTCTAGAAAGCAAAAATGAGGTAATTTAAGATGTAATTTAACTACGTCTTTCAGGACTCGGTTtattggggggggggagggCAGTTgctcagatggaaaaaaatgtcaccttttgtgttttctgtaaccagcagcagctctggtAGAGTGAGATTTGTTTTACAATAACAgcttaaaaaatgacatttacttGTTTCAAATCAATACCCGTATGTAATCTGCCGCAGATATTTCATAATGGTCACCACTATATGAATTGGTTTCTCCAACAACCAAATTCAACAAAGCGCCTCAAAGCCACACCAGAGTCTGTAAATATAAACAACCTGCTCAAATCCACAAAATCTaccaacaaatatgaaaaaaaaaaaaaagttcaaagagaCTTGACTTCGATTGTCTTTTGCTCAAAGACTAAAGTGACCATTATTATTCTCTTTCTCGTGCTTTTGAAGGTTCTGATGATCTCACTATGCCTGATTCTTAGGTCAAAGTTGTTCTTCTaaacatacatatatttattagcTACTTgatcattttcaacattttctatgATCTCTCCAGAGAAGCTGTAAGTCACATTAAATGAGTTATCTTCACAAAACCTGATTAACCAGGGGCTATTCTGCATCTTAAACTTAACAATATCCAAACAAGAGAGACAAAATCTTTACAGAACAATGTACTTGTTGAGTGCAACACAAATGTGTAGGCGCTcgccaaaatgaataaaatgtgctCAAAAAACGTCTGCAATTACTTCTATTGCTAGATGTCACCCTGTATCCTACAGTGTTC from Xiphophorus maculatus strain JP 163 A chromosome 14, X_maculatus-5.0-male, whole genome shotgun sequence includes:
- the LOC102227512 gene encoding uncharacterized protein LOC102227512; the protein is MTPLMFIGYVTCLILETLVRLEAQTPSPSLHFESVSVGSNVTLKCFYKETDGVIFYWYKQTPGQKPQLMSEFYRYKRNGSLTGEFCNDPRFELETGKDKNHLRISSVQMSDSATYYCAGVHTYLYTFLEGITVHVKEPNLNIWTLVDQSRSEINRPGGSVTLKCTVQSGTCDGQHRVFWFRNSEEHLPEIIYTNGASDDQCKKKPTTQAHSCVYSLSIESLDASNAGTYHCAVASCGHILFGKGMQLDYEKKSDSPVLLYVLSGALAVSIIMVVILAQKLHKTKSCKDSPDRSSAASALNADDYEDAENLHYAALSSNKLSRSRGKRDATSEVVYSSVGPQN
- the LOC102227253 gene encoding uncharacterized protein LOC102227253 — translated: MIPLVFIGYVTCLILVRLEAQTPSPSLHFESVSVGSNVTLKCFFKETDGVIFYWYKQTPGQKPQLMSEFYRYKRNGSLTGEFCNDSRFELETGKDKNHLRISNVQMSDSAAYYCAGVHTYLYTFLEGITVHVKEPNLNIWTLVDQSRSEINRPGGSVTLKCTVQSGTCDGQHRVFWFRNSEEHLPEIIYTNGASDDQCKKKPTTQAHSCVYSLSIESLNASNAGTYHCAVASCGHILFGKGMQLDYEKKSDSPVLLYVLSGALAFSIIMVIILATNADDYEDAENLHYAALSSNKLSRSRGKRDATSEVVYSSVGPQN
- the LOC106700359 gene encoding V-set and immunoglobulin domain-containing protein 1-like, producing MSLGQRAVSLTFLLLLKLDQTILQVSSSLQQDSRFISVKTGESVTLQCFRDPDTPARAYWYKLTLRQKPQLISTVFKYDPNGTFHREFKDNPRFTLDTKGNLNNLKITNLQPSDSATYYCVTGHSFKTEFDGGTVIHVEGSGLNIQALVQQSETEIFQPGHSVTLNCTIQTGSCGGEHRVYWFRSSEEHYPGLIYTHEGSNDQCERKPGEQTNKCVFSLPLKNLTVSHVGSYYCAVASCGQILFGNGTNLNVKTKTDSVYLLTGALVFTTFLSVSQAVLLFILYKRNHSGDPDSQSRRSSPSTTTVEGENLHYAAFKIRLSDQKSSRSARQRNEKTNCIYSSVVEL